The window GGCTGAAAGTCCTTTTTTAACGGCGCCAACAGGTGGTTCCCGCAAAGAGCCTTCCCGCGCGGTCCTGAGTGGTGGTAACTACGGCCAGAAGAAAGTCATTGCCTGGATGATCCCCGTTGTAGTGCACGAAGATCAGGCGATTCATGATGGCCAGCAGGTGAAGCTGCGGCTACTCAAAGAGATTACGGCCGATGGCGTTACGATTCCCACTAACACAATTCTGCACGCGATCTGTCAGCTGTCGGATGACCGTTTACGGCTAACGGTACGAAGTCTGCAACTGGGTGGCCAGCTCATTCCGCTCGATCTGGATGTCTATGATACAGATGGGTCAATGGGCGTAAACGTACCGGGTTTGTCGCGCCAGGCCAGCGGTCAAATTCAATCGTCAGCCATTCAGGGAATACAACTTCCGGGAGTTGGTGGGCTGGTTAATAACGTCGCCAATCAAGCCCGGATGAGTGCGTCAAATTCCGTTCGCCAGACCACGATCCGGCTACGTGCTGGCTATAATCTGTTCCTGAAGGCGCAATAACTTCAGTTGAATAATTAATCTAAAGGTTAAGAAATAATCAACTAAAGTGTAAAAATGTATCCAGAGTTTAAGAAAAACGTCCTTTTCAATTCACCAAACACGCAGGTATCAGCGATGAAAAAGCGGTTTATTCTACCCTTCTGCCTAGCTTTGGCCACGGCCCCAGTGATGGCACAATTGGCTTTTGTGCTGCCCATGACTAATTCAACGATTCGGCCTTCCTATGCCCTCCAGGTAAGCGCCAATAAGACCACACACATTATTTTCCCCTACGAGATACGCTATGCCGATTTAGGCAGTAAAGACATTGCCGGCGAAGCGGTGGAAAAAGCAGGAAACGTCTTTCGGTTGAAAGCCATGCATCAAAACCCGTTCATGGAAACCAACCTGACGATTGTTACGGCCGACGGACGACTGTTCAGCTTTGTGGTCAGCTATAAGGATCAGCCTGATGCAGTGACCTACGATCTGACGAAGGTGCTGCTCGATGGCGATGTATCAAAGTCAGCCAAGGTAAGCAGTGGTTCGCAGGCTAGGTTAGCCGATAACCTGAACCGTCAGGGTGAGCTGGCCATGCACAGCCGCCGGAAGATTCGTCATATCGGCTATAAAGCGCAGGGTATGAATCTGTACCTGCGAAACATCCTTTACAAGGACGATGTGATGTACGTGGTATTGGGTATGGAAAATGACTCCAAACTCGATTATGGTATTGATTACCTGCGTACCTACGTCATGCAAATGAAGAAAGTAGGAGAGAGCTCAGCTACTCAGGATGTGCCGGTCGATCCAATTCGTGTTTTTGATGCCAGTGAGATGGTTATTCCCCGGCATGATGAGCTTACCAAAGTCATCGCCATCGAACGGCTGACGCTCGAAAAAGACCGTCGCCTGATCGTCCAGGTAGGGGAGGAAAGTGGTGGACGTCAACTCACGATTTCCATTGGTCCCGAAGAACTTGCAACCGCTCGTCCCCTGTAAATGCAGTCTATTTTTCCTCGTACTCAAACCACTTTCCATTATGCTTAAGCGTTTCTCAACCTTATCCATTATGTTTAAGCGAGGTAGCCTACTGATCGGTATCCTACTTTGCCGACAATCTATAAAGGCCCAAATTCATCAGGCGGGTCAAACAACCATCGAACTTTCAGCCGGTATTGTCGACGGTTTCAAGCTGCCTGGTAAGGATAACTTCGGCGTCTTTGGGGGATTATCCTACAGTAAGTACAAATCCCTGAATACGTACTGGAAAGGCACAGTGCACCTCAATCAGAAATTCTACGCCTACGATAAAACGCTGGTGCCAGTATCGCAGTGGTTAGGTGAGGCTACGTATTTCACGCGGGTGATGGGGCTGATCAATCGCTCCTGGGTAATTAACGTTGGCGGTGGTGTAGCCGGTGGATATGAATCCATTAATCAGGATCGGGGTGAGGTGCAGGGCGCTACACTGTGGAATAAATCCGAATGGATTGTCGGCCCAACACTGGCCATTGAAGGGGAATACATTTTGACTGGTCGTACTATTCTGGTCGTACGGGCTCAGGAATACTATCTGTTTCGCTCCAACATCATTCCAACCCGCTTCAATCTGGGTGTCGGTATTAAATTCATTTTAGACACGGACTCCGAATACAAATGAAATATCTCATCTACCTCGCGCTGATCGCGCTGATCATAGGCTGCCAATCGGAATCTTTAGATATTCGGGCAAACTACCGAATCAAGTTAAATGCGACCGATCCAGGGGTTAAGCTTAAAGTACATCAACGCTACGCATTACCACTGGAGCTACTGACAGACTCTTATTACTCGGAATACGGCTACCAGCTTCAATTCTATCAACAGGCTGGTTTGGGTCGGCTAGAAAAGGGTAGCGATTTGGAACAATTAGCCGTCCTGCAGAAAGTGGGTGTTCCCATACCACTTGGTAAATCATCCTGGCAGTATACTCCAGAGGCAACCGGTACCTCTCAAATTGTCTTGATCGCTCAACAGGAGCGGGGCTATACCCAACCCGATACAGTCCGTTTAAATTTTCAGGTCGAACCCTAACCGATAACACGTACTCAAGTGAAAAGGCTTATACGTTTCCTACTCAATAGCAACCGGGTCCTGCCTGAAGCGTTCCGGGCCATTCTCGTAGCAGGATCATCCCAATCAGGCAAATCTTCCTTTAGGCCGTAATCAATCTTAAATCAAACCAGATATGAAAACTCTTTTTATTCCCATTCTCTCCCTGTTTTTAATAAGTAGCTCCCTGGCCAATGCCCAGAGCGCCGGGGATGTAATGAATATTGCCCTGAAGGGGGATGCCAATACCGAACAGGCGGCTAAGCTGGAGCTGATCCGTATTCTCCAGGAGCGGCTCAATAAACTAACCGTCGCTCAGCTCAACTCCCGGGTATTAGTCTCCACCGGCGTAAAGAATTATTACAAGGTTGGCGAAATCTTGCAGATGCATGATAAGATGTGGGGTCTGCGGGTGCAACTGACCAATGAAGCAGATGCCCTGGCTAAAGCGAATCCGGGCTTTGGGGAAGCGGGAAATAATTTCGTCTGGACCTACATGCGACAATTCAACGAAGCCATGAGTACTGCCGGAGCGATCAAAACCCAACTGGGTGTTTTAATCAAAGATGGTAAGCCAATCGCATTGCCCCCGATGCCCACGTTCAGTATTTCGCCAGCCTCTTCCGTAGATGATATGGTAGGCTCCTTTTCCAGTACCATGAACGGCATTATGGCCTCATTTGGGATTAAATCACAGGACGATATCAATAACCTTTCAACGGATAAAAAGGCTGCATTTGACAGTGCCGTAGCAGCTGCAAAAGCTGACTTTGAAAAGAACCTCAAGGAATCGATGGCTTCTACAACAAAGTCTTCCCTCACTCTGTTAGGCAATGTCGTTGGCACCTTAGTTGGCATACCAGGCGCGGGTACGTTGATTGCTGGCCTGGCCAGTGGTAACACCAGCGCTATATCTGGTTTAGTAGGTTCTATCGTTGATAAGTTTGCGATACCCGATGAATATTATGACTCGGAGACCTTGAAGCTTACCGATGCTGAACGGCTTAAAATGATCGATGAGTTGCATACGCGTATATCTGAATGCTTTCAGAAGGGCATGGCCCTTCGGGCAAACATGAACTCAGAGGTGAAGAAACGCTATGAGAACATTACGCAATCGCGCAATGAAACGATTTTATACGGACCTAAAAAGTAGCGACCGTCGCACGGTTGGAAAGGGAAATGAAAGGATACGCCAGTTATGTCATCGCGTTAGTGTTAACGGTAAGTTTATGGACCTGTGGTAAGAAAGATCCCGATCCACAGCCGCAGCTACCCGGTTACCTCCGAATACCAGCTACCTTGACCGGCTATGTTGGTTCGGGCCGTATTGCCATCAGCGGTGGACTAAACCTACTGGCTGAAGGTCCAGAGGCTCAGGATGCCTCGACAAAGACCTATACGGGTGTATCGGGCAAAATCGTTATCGGGGATATCACGGCCAATTTCACCGTTGGGCAGCCCAGGGCGTATAAGGAGACCTCGTTCGTTCCGGATGCATATAAATCCAGTGGCCAGCTTTTGACGATCCACGCTATTGAGCCAGGCACTTACCCAATGGGCTTTGAAACCAAGCCAACGCCTACCGGCGCGCAGGCAGATCTGATCCTGAACCTGCCCGGCCCTCAGCTGTACCAGGCGAGAAACGGTACGTTAACCATTGCCGAGTCGACACTCATCAAAACAGAGGGCGTTGATAAGCTCTACCGCATTCAGGGTACATTTCAAACCGCCCTGTTTGGCACAGGGGTTGGCCTTCCTTCGACCAAGGATTACGCCGTTACCGGCACATTTGATTTGCTGTTACTCGAATAATACGGCCTTACCCAGACCTTTCTATGGTTCCTATATTTTTACAGAAACGCCGACCTGGTGGCCAGGTTGCCCGGTTACTTGTGACCCTATTTATTCTCGTGTTTGCTGTTGGCTTTTCGTTACTCCTTTCGCTGGTAGTCGTCGAACGCAGTTTCAGCCGGGATACTAAGTTGATCCTGATAACGATTGTTTTAGTTTTAACGATGCCAATACTTGGCCTTTTTGAACGACTTAGGCGATAGGGAAGATTTGTCTGAAGCTCTTTACAAGTTGGGCAATTGTACTGAACTTAGTAGTATCAGATACAGTATATTTCGTGCTATAATATAGGGTAATTTGTAAACTTGTTAATATGTAAAATGATAAACAAATTAACAAGTTCACAAATTGACAAGTTTACAAAGATTTTACATTTTAGTATAATACTGGGTAGTTTTGGGGATAGGGGAAAAAATCTTCATTTGCCTCAAACAATGCAAAAGGCCATTGCACAAATAGAGCCTTATTTGAGAATCAATAATTAATTCATTCAACACAAAATGAGAGATTTACGCAATATTTTTGCTGACTATACCTCTATACTAGCCATTTTTGTTGTATGCCTAAAATAGCATTACTGATTATCGATATGCAAGTGGGAGCTTTAGAATGGGAAAACCCACCTTTTTATCAAATGGGCATCCTCGTTCAGCGGTTGAAACAAGTACTTGACAAAGCCAGGACAG of the Spirosoma agri genome contains:
- a CDS encoding conjugal transfer protein TraO yields the protein MLKRFSTLSIMFKRGSLLIGILLCRQSIKAQIHQAGQTTIELSAGIVDGFKLPGKDNFGVFGGLSYSKYKSLNTYWKGTVHLNQKFYAYDKTLVPVSQWLGEATYFTRVMGLINRSWVINVGGGVAGGYESINQDRGEVQGATLWNKSEWIVGPTLAIEGEYILTGRTILVVRAQEYYLFRSNIIPTRFNLGVGIKFILDTDSEYK
- the traN gene encoding conjugative transposon protein TraN yields the protein MKKRFILPFCLALATAPVMAQLAFVLPMTNSTIRPSYALQVSANKTTHIIFPYEIRYADLGSKDIAGEAVEKAGNVFRLKAMHQNPFMETNLTIVTADGRLFSFVVSYKDQPDAVTYDLTKVLLDGDVSKSAKVSSGSQARLADNLNRQGELAMHSRRKIRHIGYKAQGMNLYLRNILYKDDVMYVVLGMENDSKLDYGIDYLRTYVMQMKKVGESSATQDVPVDPIRVFDASEMVIPRHDELTKVIAIERLTLEKDRRLIVQVGEESGGRQLTISIGPEELATARPL
- a CDS encoding TraQ conjugal transfer family protein — its product is MKYLIYLALIALIIGCQSESLDIRANYRIKLNATDPGVKLKVHQRYALPLELLTDSYYSEYGYQLQFYQQAGLGRLEKGSDLEQLAVLQKVGVPIPLGKSSWQYTPEATGTSQIVLIAQQERGYTQPDTVRLNFQVEP